The following proteins are co-located in the Leptodactylus fuscus isolate aLepFus1 chromosome 8, aLepFus1.hap2, whole genome shotgun sequence genome:
- the RSPH10B gene encoding radial spoke head 10 homolog B — MGKMKKKDGKKSDKLSVEAAEDVSSKLSSVSVTPSEEHESPSLKPADDEPVVVEEPPAPVPTSEVYEEPLLAQLIVEKYEGNLVNALYEGEGVAYYKDGNIYQGMFSEGFMHGKGVYTWTDGLKYEGEFFMNFPMGHGVYTWPDGSRYEGQVYKAIRHESGVHTSSDQQVSYAGEWHMGKRHGRGAIYYNAEGTSWYEGEWIHNRKEGWGAQRFPSGNIYEGQWLNNKFHGEGRMRWISANEEYTGQWVRGVQNGLGTHTWFLKRVAGSQYSLRNEYVGNFVNGARHGQGQYYYANGAMYDGQWKNNKKHGMGKFIFKNGRIYIGEFVEDQIAEYPNFKYDRVNTPDLSGIRTHSPVCGERSSLISGIPSLSGSYIELDIASLLNTYPEEEQYEEKKQVEYGVLRNLTMLRKTYKLYSSLGNENCFDNAFLMTKLQFWRFLKDCMFHHYGLTLCDMDRLLADPSDPEEVHSPYVTMLLRTFLTNLIYLAYHISHADSPDKTPSLVDCFSKIMAQNLSPHAGSIKGYLFSDAQRTEHVMSYVDKCWDIYKTHCKKKTSSPYEPTMTMRHFIWMMRDLGVLSHELSISKIVDILAEDDPRVRDGNEINLELELTFLEFLESLIGCAITYVTDERLQEERDAQTVSDGSARSDLTNHPPGLPTPRISDYWAEEKELIITLKANGKPSPRFPFHTPKKSPKTIPAQKRLLQIDVFFQKVFFPAYEKAEELKAEIPRNRARQAEEARTQRIREEEEARLKALKAEEEAKRMEQMELEKAAAMTEVVQVVEDQTNDSGQRPPIAKEEAPIPPSTASTKASPATGRKKKK, encoded by the exons ATggggaaaatgaagaaaaaagatGGCAAGAAGTCGGATAAATTATCTGTGGAAGCCGCTGAAGATGTCAGTTCTAAGCTGTCTTCTGTGTCTGTCACTCCTTCTGAGGAACACGAGTCGCCATCTTTGAAGCCCGCTGATGATGAGCCTGTGGTAGTGGAAGAGCCGCCTGCCCCGGTGCCCACTTCAGAGGTCTATGAGGAACCACTTCTAGCTCAACTCATTGTGGAAAA GTATGAAGGAAATCTGGTGAATGCTTTGTACGAGGGAGAAGGAGTTGCCTACTATAAAGATGGGAATATTTACCAG GGAATGTTTTCAGAGGGTTTTATGCATGGCAAAGGAGTGTACACATGGACCGATGGGCTGAAATATGAG GGGGAATTTTTCATGAACTTTCCAATGGGTCATGGCGTCTATACCTGGCCTGATGGTAGCCGCTACGAAGGTCAGGTGTACAAGGCCATCAGGCATGAAAGTGGCGTCCACACTTCTAGTGATCAACAGGTTTCATATGCAGGAGAATGGCACATGGGCAAGCGTCATGGAAGG GGGGCCATTTATTACAACGCCGAAGGAACATCCTGGTATGAAGGGGAGTGGATTCACAACAGGAAGGAGGGGTGGGGAGCGCAGAG gtttccatccggTAACATCTATGAAGGACAGTGGCTAAATAATAAATTCCATGGCGAGGGCCGGATGAGATGGATCTCCGCCAATGAGGAATACACGGGGCAGTGGGTGCGCGGCGTGCAG AATGGCCTCGGCACTCACACCTGGTTCCTAAAGAGAGTCGCTGGCTCACAGTACTCCTTAAGAAACGAATACGTTGGGAACTTTGTCAATGGTGCGCGCCATGGCCAGGGCCAGTATTACTACGCCAATGGAGCCATGTATGACGGACAgtggaaaaacaacaaaaagcaCGGCATG ggcaaatttatttttaaaaatggaAGGATTTATATCGGTGAATTTGTGGAAGATCAGATTGCTGAATACCCCAATTTTAAGTATGACCGAGTGAATACACCAGATCTGAGTGGTATTCGTACTCACAGTCCTGTTTGTGGAG AAAGGTCCTCATTGATCTCCGGGATTCCCAGCTTATCAGGGTCCTATATTGAGCTTGATATCGCGTCACTGCTGAACACCTACCCAGAGGAGGAACAATACGAAGAAAAGAAACAG GTGGAGTATGGCGTCCTCCGGAACCTCACCATGCTACGGAAGACGTACAAGTTGTACAGCAGCCTGGGCAATGAGAATTGCTTTGACAACGCCTTCCTTATGACCAAATTACAGTTCTGGAGATTTTTGAAAGACTGCATGTTCCACCACTACGGCCTGACACTTTGTGACATGGATCGGCTCTTGGCAG ATCCCTCAGACCCTGAAGAAGTCCACTCTCCCTACGTGACCATGCTGCTGCGAACGTTCCTGACAAATCTTATCTACCTGGCTTATCACATCAGTCACGCTGACAGTCC AGATAAGACGCCCTCCCTTGTTGACTGCTTTTCCAAAATCATGGCACAAAACCTCTCTCCCCATGCCGGCAGCATCAAAG GTTACTTATTCAGCGACGCACAAAGGACAGAGCATGTAATGTCCTATGTTGATAAGTGCTGGGATATCTATAAGACGCACTGTAAGAAGAAGACGTCCTCGCCATATGAGCCCACCATGACCATGAGACATTTCATCTGGATGATGAGA GACCTAGGGGTCTTAAGTCACGAGCTCAGCATCTCCAAGATTGTGGACATTTTAGCTGAGGATGATCCAAGAGTGCGAGATGGAAATGAGATCAATCTGGAGCTAGAG CTTACATTTCTGGAGTTCTTGGAGTCGCTGATCGGCTGCGCCATTACATATGTCACAGATGAACGTCTTCAAGAAGAGCGAGACGCACAGACCGTATCAGACGGCAGCGCCAGGTCAGATCTTACCAACCACCCCCCAGGCCTTCCAACCCCA CGTATATCTGATTACTGGGCAGAAGAGAAGGAGCTGATCATTACCTTGAAAGCAAATGGCAAACCCAGTCCTCGGTTCCCGTTCCATACACCGA AGAAGTCTCCGAAGACGATCCCGGCACAGAAGCGGCTCCTCCAGATCGACGTCTTTTTCCAGAAAGTCTTTTTTCCAGCCTATGAGAAAGCAGAAGAGCTGAAGGCAGAAATCCCAAGAAACCGAGCGCGCCAGGCGGAGGAGGCCCGGACACAGCGGATCCGGGAGGAGGAAGAAGCGCG ACTAAAAGCTCTGAAGGCAGAAGAGGAGGCTAAAAGGATGGAGCAGATGGAGCTGGAGAAGGCCGCTGCCATGACGGAGGTGGTGCAGGTAGTGGAGGACCAGACCAATGACAGCGGACAGCGCCCCCCAATAGCCAAGGAAGAAGCGCCCATCCCCCCGTCTACTGCCAGTACTAAGGCATCGCCAGCAACAGGCAGAAAGAAGAAGAAGTAA